The DNA sequence GTGACGACATCCTTCAGCGAGGGGTGAACCATGATGGCCGCGTGGGTCCCGTCGAAGACGCCGCGGTTCACCATGATCTCCTTGCCGGTTCCGCTTTCCTCGGCAGGTGTACCGAAGACCCGCACCGTCAGTCCGAGCTCATCGGCGAACGGGGCCAGCGCCAGCGCGGCACCCACGGCCGACGCGGCGATGACGTTGTGACCACAACCGTGGCCGATGCCGGGGAGGGCGTCCATCTCCGCGCAGACGCCGAACACCAGGTCACCGGATCCGGCCGACGCCACGAATGCCGTTGGCAGGTCGGCCACTCCTTTCTCGATCGTGAAGTCACCGCTGTTCTCAAGAGCCGCGACGATCGCCGCCGATGTCGCGTACTCCTCGAAAGCCGGCTCGGGATGGGCGCTGATCCTGTGCGAGAGCTCGGTCACCAGGTCGAGGTTCTTCTCGAACTCGCGCTTGACGCGTCCGTTGATGTCAGCCATGGTCGCACCTCGTTCCAGGGGTGGGTGGATGTTGCCGCTTGCTCCGTCGAAGCCGCACGTGGTCGACGACCTGGGCATTCGCCAGTGGTACGAGAGGCACTCCGCTGGGCAGTACGTCTAGGCATCGGCGTCCGGCTCGGCGGCCACCCGGCGTCGTACGCGCCCGTCTTCGGCCACCACGATGGACGGATCCAACTCCCTCGATGCCTCAGCGAACCGGGCGAGGATCGAGGCCGCCGCCTCGGGCCTCGGAATGACCGGCTGACTGTCCGCGTCCAGTTCGATGGGGTCCAGGCGGAGCTCGGGCCCGTCGGACCCTCCCAGCCGCACACGGAATACCGCACTCTCGTACCAAGGCCCCTTCAGCAAGGCCGGCTGATACGGAGCGGAGGGATGAGCGTCTTCCTTCGCGACCATCGAATCCGGATTCCACCCGTCGCACCAGTCGAAGACGAAGTTCCCCGTCGAATAGAGGATCAGGCCGTGTTCGTAGAACTCGACCGGGTGGAGGCAGTGCGGGTGGTGCCCAATGATGAGGTCCGCCCCGGCGTGGATCAAACGCCGTGCCAAGGGCTGCTGGTACCGCGCCAGCGGCCCTTGCGCTGTCGGCAGGTAGCAGAACGGCACGCCCCAGTGCAGCGCGACGGCCACGAAGTCGTTGCGCTTCTTGGCCTCGTGGATCAGGGCCTCGGCCCGCTGAACGTCCGGCTCGTGCGCGCTGGAGTGCACGAAGGGAGGCGTGCCGGGTGTCTCCTCCAGGA is a window from the Streptomyces luomodiensis genome containing:
- a CDS encoding CapA family protein, with product MDLTVVGDVVVSGVPRRPTRDPARPGDSAFGLLQGGDLTIGNLEVPLTASGERAEKLVTMRAPTSGAAELAALGFDVMSLAMNHAMDYGAEGMRDTVRALDAAGVLHAGFGESIFEATRPRVVPLSESSLAFFSFCCALPLGADATADRAGIAAIRVRQSFEFDSGFLEETPGTPPFVHSSAHEPDVQRAEALIHEAKKRNDFVAVALHWGVPFCYLPTAQGPLARYQQPLARRLIHAGADLIIGHHPHCLHPVEFYEHGLILYSTGNFVFDWCDGWNPDSMVAKEDAHPSAPYQPALLKGPWYESAVFRVRLGGSDGPELRLDPIELDADSQPVIPRPEAAASILARFAEASRELDPSIVVAEDGRVRRRVAAEPDADA